The genomic DNA AAGTAACGTTAATCCTGGTTGTCTAAGAATTGCTGTGTTTTCTACATCATTATAAACTTCACTTTTATTAACCATATCTATATGGAACAACAATCTGGCTTTATCTTCTCCTAAAGGAAAAGTGATATCTGCTGCCACCGAACTGGAAAAATCAGGCGTATTTATAAAACTGAAATCTTCAGAAATCACTGCATTTGGATCTGTAATAGATTTATACGATGCATCAATATATCCAAAGTTTCCTGATAATAATATATTTTGGGAAGCACGCCATTGTGCATCTACTTCTACACCTTTAATTTCTGCTTGAGCAGCATTTTCAACAAAAGGAGTAATGCCTCTTTGAACTGTAATCTGTAAATCTTGATAATCGGTATAAAAAGCTGATATGTTAAATCGGAAAGTGTTATTTGCTAAATCCGTTTTCAATCCTACCTCATAGGTATTTGCTTTTTCGGGAGCAAATTCTGGTGCTTCAAGTACTGGTGTTGTTACTCTGGTTGTCCAACCACCAGATTTAAATCCTTGAGCAAAAAAGCCATAAGCAAATACACTTTCAGAAAATTTATACTCCGTACCTAATCTAAAGGTAGGCTCACTAAATGTTTGTTTGTTCACTCCTGGAGGATAGTATAATGTAAGATCTGATGTTGGAAAATCTTCAGGTGCTACTACACCAGTTTTTAATGCAAAACTGTTTAAATCTCGTTGTCTGCCATCTAATTCCTTTTCCTCATAGGTAAAACGCGCACCTCCCGTAACACTCCATTTGTCGGTTAATTTTAGTGTCGCTTGAGCAAATCCCGCGTAACTTTTGTTTTTAACAAAATTCTGTCCATAAATCTGTACTAAACCTCTACCTAAAACAACTTGATCGGTAACTGAACCGTCTTCATTAAAATAGTAAAGACCAGCGATCCATTTAAGCTTATCGTCATTTCCAACCAATTGGAATTCTTGAGTAAACTGTTTTTGTGGCATAATAAATCCGGCAGTTCCGAAATCTATAGGAGAAAAATCTTGATCTTCGGCAAATTGAGATTTTAAATTTCTATATGACGAAATGGATTTAAAATCTATGTTGTCGCTAAGTTCCCATTCTAATGTAAGTGCAGTTCCCCAGGTATCTATTTTTGTTCCTGCATCTGCAGTAGCATAATTGCTAAAAGGGTCATCTGTAATAAAACGCTCATCGTAAGGTGTCGCTCCTATCAATTCTAATCCAGGAGCGTTAGTAATAGCATTACATAATTCCGGAGGTAATAATCCAGCAGCACAGGCATTATATGCACCAACAATAGTAGGAGCACCGCCTACATCATTAAACATGGCTAAAATTTTACTCGCATTTTGATTTTCTCTTACACGTTCGTAATCGGCACTAAAAGTAGCTGTAAATTTATCTGAAGCTAACCACTTAAGTTTTGCTCTCCAGGTATCGTTGTTTTGATTTCCTTGATCTCCATCGTTATTTACATCTGAGAAAACACCTAAACGTGGGTTTGCAAGATCTGCATTTGCCGCTCCATTATAAGGGAGTCTTTCTACATGACCGTCTCTGTTAATTGAAGATACAGATACACTAGATAATAATTTGTCATCAATCAAAGGGATATCTACCGATACTTTGGTGTCTAATCTGTTATAACTACCAGTCGTTATTTGTCCATTAGCAGAAAACGTTCTGGAAGGATCCTTTGTTGTAATGTTTATAGCTCCGCCAATAGTATTTCTACCAAAAAGTGTACCTTGAGGACCTTTAAGCGCTTCAACTCTTGCAACGTCTAGTAAGTCGATAACAGAACCTACAGTACGTCCAAAATAAACACCGTCTACATATAATCCAACAGCAGGTTCGTAAGTAATAGCAAAATCTACTTGACCAATACCTCTAATATATGGCGATAAAATAGATTGACTACCACTAAAAGGTGCAGTAACATCTATTTCTACATTTGGAATATAATCACCAATTTGAGATACGTTACTAATACCTTTTGTTTCTAAAGCTTTTGCTGAAAAAGCAGCAACCGAAATAGGCACTTCTTGTACATTTTCTGATTGTTTTCTTGATGTTACGACAACAGTTTCTAAACCGTAACCGCCTTCTTCAAGAATAACGTTAATGACGGTTTGACCAGCAACTGAAACGTCTTTGGTTTTATATCCAATAAATGAAAATACTAATATGTCATCGCTATTTAAAGTAATAGAATATTTTCCATTAAAATCTGTTGTAGCTCCATTAGATTGATTTTTCACAATGATGTTTACACCTGGTAAAGGGCTATTGTTAGCATCTGTAACAATTCCATTAACTGTTATTTCTTGTGCAAAAGCAGATAGCGAAAAAAACATAAGAAGACACGCTATACAGACTTTAAGTTGGTGTTGAATTACATACTTTTTCATTGTTTTGAGTTTTAAGATTAGTTATATTTAGTTGAGTATTTATCTAAACCAAGGAAGAAGCCCTGACTTTGGATGGCAGTTTATATATTCAAATACTTGACCTTCGGGTAAAACCGATACTTCATGCCATAGTTTTATATCTATTTGTCCTCCTAAGGATTGTACCATGTTTAAAAAACTATTAAATATGGCTAAATGCGTAGGGTGTGTTCTAGACCATGTTTCTAAATGTTCCAGTGTTAAGAAATAGGCAAAACCAAATGTTTTCTTTGTTTTTTCACCTGATATAGTAAGCTCATCAGAAAACCTGGAACTACAGCATCCTGTTTCTTCTGGATGGGTTGAAATAAAATCCATACCTTTTATTAGATTGGGATATACTTCAGCTTGATAATACGCTTTTTCATGATCTTTACTTTCGGTTAAATTTTGAGCAGATCTAATAATAGCAAGGTTTTTAGGTGTTTTTAGATGCACTCGTTTTCCTAAAGTTTCAATATGTGATTGCTGTGTTAAGTTTTCTGTATTTCCTTCTAGTAAATTAACCTCAGAAATTTCTAAACGATCTCGCATACCACCCCAATAATTATGCTCTTTAATAGGACCTTTAAAATCGTTAAACATCGTTGCAGCTCCCGCTTTATCTTCCGATGAGAAAAGGGTTTCAAAGCGTTCCAAAGGAATAATCATAGGTTCTGCCCAATAGCCAAAATCGTCATTTACGCGGTCGTCAGAATTCCACCAATTAGTAAACAAATGAGCTGCTCTCCATGCGTCATAACTTGCTTTAGAATTCCAATAAGAAATATAAAAACCGTTTCTATAATTTTCATTATCGATAACATGACCTCTTTCTGTATGAATTGGTGCATGGTCAGCTTTTAGTAAGCTTGAATACCAATTATGAAATTCATTAGGTGTTTTATTAGAATCGTTTTGGATTTGATACCCAAAATAGCCAATAACAATTTCGGTACAGCCTGATTCTATTTTAGCACTCCAGGCAGGAACCGGTGGTTCCCAGCCTTTAGGCATGTTTTTTTTATATTTTCTCATGATTGCTCGGTTATTTCTTCTTTTAAAACCTCCTCAGTCTTTGCTTCTTTTCCTGCATTGTATGCTTCTCTTAATACTACTGGTCGTTGAGGTTTTGGATTGAAAAGTAGCTGGGTAACATCTGGTCTTGCATAATGACCTGCAGGGTCTGCAGCTGCTTTGGCTACTGCTATGGCTCCTAAGTCTATATCGGCATATAAAATACCTTCTTGATCATGCGGAATAGGTTCTGCCAATTCAGATCCATCTGGTCCATATATTCTGGCGTAACCACCACCTAATGGCAGGAAGTCCTTTTTCAGATCAGTATCGCATAGCATATCATGAATTTCCTGAGTTATTAAAGGTGTTGGTGCAACAACATAACACGACCCTTCTACGGCATAAATTCGACTTGCGGCTGTGTTTACTTGATAGCCTAAGGCAAAAGCCTTTCCTTCATATAAAGAAAATCCGGGCCATGCAGCAAAGTGTACTTGTTCATTTTGTGAGTACATGGCATATTTACTCAACGGTTGTAAATGTTCCCAACACGCTAAAGCTCCTAGTTTTCCTATTCTGGTATCATGGACTTTAAGATCGCTGCCGTCACCATTACCAAATACAGTACGTTCCACATGTGTAGGTTTTAATTTTCGTCTTGCAGATATGGTTTCTCCTTCATCGTCAATAAGTAGTTGTGCAATATATAATGATCCGCCATCGCGTTCACTAAAGCCCATACCTACATAAATATTATTTCGTCTTGCAGCTTCACAGAGTCGCATGTGTTGTTCGCTCCCAATTTCCATTGAGTTTTCAAAATAGGGCTGTACATGTTGCATGCCCATAGCAGGTGCATCAAGCCATATCCACCAAGGATACCCTGGTAACCAACATTCTCCGAAAGTGACAAGTTTTGCTCCATTATTTGAGGCTTCTTCAATTAATTTTATTGCTTTATCGATTGAGGCATTTAAGTTTAAAAAAACTGGTGCAGCTTGTACAGCGGCAACTTTGTAGCTTGAATTTTCCATAATAAATTGACTTTTTTTGTTTAACTGGTATCAAGTAACAACTAATAAATGCGGATGAATTGTTCAATAGTGCACAAAGTGTTGTCAATTAGTGCAATACAAAAAAAAGGCTCCTTAAAAGGAGCTTTGCATGTATATTTTTATGGAATGGTTGGTCGATTAAGAAATAAGTTGAATCCTGTTTAGTTTTAAGGATTGTCCACAGATTGTTCTATATTCTCCTGGTGGAATACCAAATTTCTGTTTAAAACATTTTGTAAAGTTACTAATGTTATTGAATCCATTTTTATAACCTATCTCAGAAATACTTAGTTTTGATAAGCCTAAGTTTTCAATATCTTTTTTACATTTCTCTAATCTAGAATTACGGATGTAATTATTTATAGTAC from Flavivirga abyssicola includes the following:
- a CDS encoding TonB-dependent receptor, whose product is MKKYVIQHQLKVCIACLLMFFSLSAFAQEITVNGIVTDANNSPLPGVNIIVKNQSNGATTDFNGKYSITLNSDDILVFSFIGYKTKDVSVAGQTVINVILEEGGYGLETVVVTSRKQSENVQEVPISVAAFSAKALETKGISNVSQIGDYIPNVEIDVTAPFSGSQSILSPYIRGIGQVDFAITYEPAVGLYVDGVYFGRTVGSVIDLLDVARVEALKGPQGTLFGRNTIGGAINITTKDPSRTFSANGQITTGSYNRLDTKVSVDIPLIDDKLLSSVSVSSINRDGHVERLPYNGAANADLANPRLGVFSDVNNDGDQGNQNNDTWRAKLKWLASDKFTATFSADYERVRENQNASKILAMFNDVGGAPTIVGAYNACAAGLLPPELCNAITNAPGLELIGATPYDERFITDDPFSNYATADAGTKIDTWGTALTLEWELSDNIDFKSISSYRNLKSQFAEDQDFSPIDFGTAGFIMPQKQFTQEFQLVGNDDKLKWIAGLYYFNEDGSVTDQVVLGRGLVQIYGQNFVKNKSYAGFAQATLKLTDKWSVTGGARFTYEEKELDGRQRDLNSFALKTGVVAPEDFPTSDLTLYYPPGVNKQTFSEPTFRLGTEYKFSESVFAYGFFAQGFKSGGWTTRVTTPVLEAPEFAPEKANTYEVGLKTDLANNTFRFNISAFYTDYQDLQITVQRGITPFVENAAQAEIKGVEVDAQWRASQNILLSGNFGYIDASYKSITDPNAVISEDFSFINTPDFSSSVAADITFPLGEDKARLLFHIDMVNKSEVYNDVENTAILRQPGLTLLNTSLSLEGPNRDWKVTIGGSNITDETYLVGGYNNPGVGIIYGTYARPAEFNLGLSYKFF
- a CDS encoding phenylacetaldoxime dehydratase family protein produces the protein MRKYKKNMPKGWEPPVPAWSAKIESGCTEIVIGYFGYQIQNDSNKTPNEFHNWYSSLLKADHAPIHTERGHVIDNENYRNGFYISYWNSKASYDAWRAAHLFTNWWNSDDRVNDDFGYWAEPMIIPLERFETLFSSEDKAGAATMFNDFKGPIKEHNYWGGMRDRLEISEVNLLEGNTENLTQQSHIETLGKRVHLKTPKNLAIIRSAQNLTESKDHEKAYYQAEVYPNLIKGMDFISTHPEETGCCSSRFSDELTISGEKTKKTFGFAYFLTLEHLETWSRTHPTHLAIFNSFLNMVQSLGGQIDIKLWHEVSVLPEGQVFEYINCHPKSGLLPWFR
- a CDS encoding carbon-nitrogen hydrolase family protein; its protein translation is MENSSYKVAAVQAAPVFLNLNASIDKAIKLIEEASNNGAKLVTFGECWLPGYPWWIWLDAPAMGMQHVQPYFENSMEIGSEQHMRLCEAARRNNIYVGMGFSERDGGSLYIAQLLIDDEGETISARRKLKPTHVERTVFGNGDGSDLKVHDTRIGKLGALACWEHLQPLSKYAMYSQNEQVHFAAWPGFSLYEGKAFALGYQVNTAASRIYAVEGSCYVVAPTPLITQEIHDMLCDTDLKKDFLPLGGGYARIYGPDGSELAEPIPHDQEGILYADIDLGAIAVAKAAADPAGHYARPDVTQLLFNPKPQRPVVLREAYNAGKEAKTEEVLKEEITEQS